The following proteins are encoded in a genomic region of Hymenobacter siberiensis:
- a CDS encoding prephenate dehydratase, with translation MLQHVSIQGFQGSFHEVAARQYFGAQPALLPCATFGAVVAHVVSGTADAGLMAMENSLAGSILPNYLLLERHAVRVTGEVYLPIHQHLLALPGTTLADVRAVHSHPMALRQCGEFLDQYPRWKLVETDDTGHSAQLLAEQRTLGVAVVAGAQAAEQFGLQILAPAIHDDPHNYTRFLVLERAATVQSDPLADKASLYFCAPHAPGSLAAVLARVAAQGLNLSKLQSCPRPGHARTPVGAWHYGFHADVEFEEMSQLTALLQDLAPVTEELRVLGAYRRGSMAEAMGDDTPLLTKEGMPAQSAGWGG, from the coding sequence ATGCTCCAGCACGTTTCCATCCAGGGTTTTCAGGGAAGCTTCCACGAAGTGGCGGCCCGGCAGTATTTCGGCGCGCAGCCGGCGCTGTTGCCGTGCGCCACCTTCGGCGCGGTGGTGGCGCACGTCGTTAGCGGCACCGCCGATGCTGGTCTTATGGCCATGGAAAACTCGTTGGCCGGCAGCATTCTGCCCAACTACCTGCTGCTGGAGCGCCACGCCGTGCGCGTGACCGGCGAGGTGTACCTGCCCATTCATCAGCACCTGCTGGCGCTGCCCGGCACCACGCTGGCCGACGTGCGGGCCGTGCACTCGCACCCCATGGCCCTGCGCCAGTGCGGCGAGTTCCTGGACCAATACCCGCGCTGGAAGCTGGTGGAAACCGACGATACCGGCCACAGCGCCCAGCTTCTGGCCGAGCAGCGCACGCTGGGCGTAGCCGTGGTGGCCGGCGCCCAGGCCGCCGAGCAGTTCGGCCTGCAAATCCTGGCCCCCGCCATCCACGACGACCCGCACAACTACACCCGTTTCCTGGTGCTGGAGCGGGCGGCGACGGTGCAGTCCGACCCGCTGGCCGATAAAGCCTCGCTCTATTTCTGTGCGCCGCACGCGCCCGGCAGCCTGGCCGCCGTGCTGGCCCGCGTGGCCGCGCAGGGCCTGAATTTGAGCAAGCTGCAATCGTGCCCCCGGCCCGGGCATGCTCGTACCCCGGTAGGGGCCTGGCACTACGGCTTCCATGCCGATGTGGAGTTTGAAGAAATGAGCCAACTGACAGCTCTGCTGCAGGATTTAGCCCCCGTGACGGAGGAGCTACGGGTGCTGGGAGCCTACCGGCGCGGCAGCATGGCCGAGGCAATGGGCGACGACACTCCCCTTCTTACCAAGGAGGGGATGCCGGCGCAAAGCGCCGGCTGGGGTGGTTAG